The following proteins are co-located in the Polymorphospora rubra genome:
- a CDS encoding amino acid ABC transporter permease, with product MTSTGRGGATTTAAPPPGPGQLAGLPRVPLRHYGRWVSAAVVIVLVALLARAFAQGSIEWSVVGRYLTASAILHGLQNTIIITLCSMALAIGLGVIVAVMRMSANPVTRTVAFGYIWLFRGIPVLLQLLIWYNLALVFPTVGFGPFETRMIDVMTPFMAALLGLGINMSAYTAELVRGGILSVDKGQIEAAQAISLTPNQIRRRIVLPQAMRVILPPLGNEFISTLKMSSLAAVITYGEMLETAEFIYYSNNRVIELLIVAAIWYLAVVSVLSVIQHFVERRFGRGFQSTPTRRARSIGRRLKGAPEQ from the coding sequence ATGACGAGCACTGGACGCGGTGGCGCCACCACCACCGCCGCGCCACCACCCGGGCCGGGGCAACTGGCCGGGCTGCCCAGGGTGCCGCTGCGGCACTACGGCCGGTGGGTCTCGGCGGCGGTCGTGATCGTGTTGGTCGCGCTGCTCGCCCGGGCGTTCGCCCAGGGCAGCATCGAATGGTCGGTCGTCGGCCGCTACCTGACCGCCTCGGCGATCCTGCACGGCCTGCAGAACACCATCATCATCACGCTCTGCTCGATGGCGCTGGCCATCGGCCTCGGCGTGATCGTCGCGGTGATGCGGATGTCGGCGAACCCGGTGACCCGCACCGTCGCCTTCGGCTACATCTGGCTGTTCCGTGGCATCCCGGTCCTGCTGCAGTTGCTGATCTGGTACAACCTGGCGCTGGTCTTCCCGACCGTCGGCTTCGGCCCGTTCGAGACCCGCATGATCGACGTGATGACGCCGTTCATGGCCGCCCTGCTCGGCCTCGGCATCAACATGAGCGCCTACACCGCCGAACTGGTTCGCGGCGGCATCCTCTCGGTCGACAAGGGCCAGATCGAGGCCGCCCAGGCGATCAGCCTCACCCCGAACCAGATCCGCCGCCGGATCGTGCTGCCCCAGGCGATGCGGGTCATCCTGCCGCCGCTGGGCAACGAGTTCATCAGCACGCTGAAGATGTCGTCGCTCGCCGCCGTCATCACGTACGGCGAGATGCTGGAGACGGCCGAGTTCATCTACTACTCGAACAACCGGGTGATCGAACTGCTGATCGTCGCGGCCATCTGGTATCTGGCGGTGGTCTCCGTACTCAGCGTCATCCAGCACTTCGTCGAGCGCCGGTTCGGCCGGGGCTTCCAGTCCACGCCGACCCGCCGGGCCCGGTCGATCGGGCGCCGGTTGAAGGGAGCCCCGGAGCAGTGA
- a CDS encoding amidohydrolase family protein: protein MTRTVLRGGTVLTPRPAGTGDVVIAGRDILEVGPTGPASGPAALPGATVVDCAGLLVVPGVVDGHLHVLGGGGGSGYHTRIPELPADVIVEAGTTTCVGMPGVDPITRNPEALLARTYALPVTGPRARAMVGGFHWPPPTVTGSVLRDLHLLPHLVGVKIALYEHKATAPGPAELARLLRELEWAAGATGKGCLLHVHLGTGAGDPDLLPRALDESGADPRRLQATHANYTTGTLALATRLGGLGCWVDVNPLINPDRITGAVAPVDAVAALLAGGVPADRITLSSDGNASVPRTLPDGTTEPFAYRVELLPTVRALAAAGVLDLPDALALVTANPAAALRLDGGGPAGPGGLGTLRAGGPADIAVLDPDLRVRHVFRDGERLVRDGRAVAPDPFRPPHRPGVAP from the coding sequence GTGACCCGTACCGTCCTGCGCGGGGGAACCGTGCTGACCCCGCGGCCGGCCGGCACCGGTGACGTCGTGATCGCCGGACGCGACATCCTGGAGGTCGGGCCGACCGGCCCGGCCTCCGGTCCGGCCGCCCTGCCCGGGGCAACGGTCGTCGACTGCGCCGGGCTGCTCGTCGTGCCCGGCGTCGTCGACGGCCACCTGCACGTCCTCGGCGGGGGCGGCGGCTCCGGCTACCACACCCGGATCCCCGAACTGCCCGCCGATGTGATCGTCGAGGCCGGCACCACCACCTGCGTCGGCATGCCGGGAGTCGACCCGATCACCCGGAACCCCGAGGCGCTGCTCGCCCGCACGTACGCGCTGCCGGTCACCGGTCCGCGCGCCCGGGCGATGGTCGGCGGCTTCCACTGGCCGCCGCCGACCGTCACCGGGTCGGTGCTGCGCGACCTGCACCTGCTCCCGCACCTCGTCGGCGTCAAGATCGCCCTGTACGAGCACAAGGCCACCGCCCCCGGACCGGCCGAACTCGCCCGGCTGCTGCGTGAACTCGAATGGGCCGCCGGGGCGACCGGCAAGGGCTGCCTGCTGCACGTGCACCTCGGCACCGGCGCCGGCGACCCGGACCTGCTCCCCCGGGCGCTCGACGAATCCGGTGCGGATCCGCGACGGCTCCAGGCCACCCACGCCAACTACACCACCGGCACCCTCGCCCTGGCCACCCGCCTGGGCGGCCTCGGCTGCTGGGTCGACGTCAACCCGCTGATCAACCCGGACCGGATCACCGGCGCGGTCGCCCCGGTCGACGCCGTCGCGGCGCTGCTGGCCGGGGGCGTACCCGCCGACCGGATCACGCTCAGCAGCGACGGCAACGCCTCGGTGCCACGTACGCTGCCGGACGGCACCACCGAGCCGTTCGCGTACCGGGTCGAACTGCTGCCCACCGTGCGGGCGCTGGCCGCCGCCGGGGTGCTGGACCTGCCCGACGCACTGGCCCTGGTGACCGCCAACCCTGCCGCCGCGCTACGCCTCGACGGCGGCGGCCCGGCCGGTCCCGGCGGCCTCGGCACGCTGCGGGCGGGCGGCCCCGCCGACATCGCCGTGCTCGACCCCGACCTGCGGGTCCGGCACGTGTTCCGCGACGGAGAGCGACTGGTCCGCGACGGCCGGGCCGTCGCCCCGGACCCGTTCCGCCCACCGCACCGGCCGGGCGTGGCCCCGTGA
- a CDS encoding PucR family transcriptional regulator, translated as MTVTIAQVLALPDLNLRVVAGDAGLGNEVRWVHVSETVDPTPWLRGGELLLTTGLKIEQPEQFEPYVHRLADAGLAGLGFGIGLGHAQVPEPLIRAAAQRGLPVLEVPVDAPYVAISEGVSNLLAAERYDTIARAFDAQQALTAAAVESGRGGIVAAIARAVGGWAVLTDLSAGVLRASPPEAADRLPALLPDVMRARERGIRSSGSVVGPTESVAIHTLGARGRMRGFLVAGVPGRATDYSRMVLAGGVALLSLEMERSQAATRQLRRLRADPLAQILRGAVTDQVAAQHATAWELDPTAVRVAVYLCAADRVGRVCDDVNELMSEAGLPGAVVVQDAGRQARAAVLTDATDRAATALAGLASVRPMVPLGLGDVVPIEQVGLSYRAATHAAEVGRAERRAVTRFDDLEALHMLFRAQSPQALAGFVRRVLGPLQQHDRGREGALLASLRAFLAHNGHWNETAAELGIHRHTLRARIDRIEQVTGRDLGSAYGRMELWLALLADSAADTDDFVGPAPDRTGGSAPERSGGRGQDRK; from the coding sequence GTGACCGTGACGATTGCGCAGGTCCTGGCGTTGCCGGACCTGAATCTACGGGTGGTTGCCGGCGACGCCGGACTCGGCAACGAGGTGCGCTGGGTGCACGTCAGCGAAACCGTCGACCCGACTCCGTGGCTGCGCGGCGGCGAGTTGCTGCTCACCACCGGACTCAAGATCGAACAGCCGGAGCAGTTCGAGCCGTACGTCCACCGGCTGGCCGACGCCGGCCTGGCCGGGCTCGGCTTCGGCATCGGGCTCGGCCACGCCCAGGTGCCCGAGCCGCTGATCCGGGCCGCCGCGCAGCGCGGGCTGCCGGTGCTGGAGGTGCCGGTCGACGCCCCGTACGTGGCGATCTCCGAGGGCGTGTCGAACCTGCTCGCCGCCGAACGCTACGACACCATCGCCCGCGCGTTCGACGCCCAGCAGGCGCTGACCGCCGCCGCGGTGGAGTCCGGCCGGGGCGGGATCGTCGCCGCCATCGCCCGCGCCGTCGGCGGCTGGGCGGTCCTCACCGACCTCTCCGCGGGCGTGCTCCGGGCCTCTCCGCCGGAGGCCGCCGACCGGCTCCCCGCGCTCCTGCCGGACGTGATGCGGGCCCGGGAACGCGGCATCCGCTCCAGCGGTTCGGTGGTCGGCCCGACCGAGTCGGTGGCGATCCACACGCTCGGCGCCCGGGGCCGGATGCGCGGCTTCCTGGTCGCCGGCGTACCCGGCCGGGCCACCGACTACAGCCGGATGGTGCTGGCCGGCGGCGTGGCGCTGCTGTCGCTGGAGATGGAGCGCTCGCAGGCCGCCACCCGGCAGCTCCGCCGGCTGCGCGCCGACCCGCTGGCCCAGATCCTGCGTGGGGCCGTCACCGACCAGGTGGCCGCCCAGCACGCCACCGCCTGGGAACTCGACCCGACGGCGGTGCGGGTGGCCGTCTACCTGTGCGCCGCCGACCGGGTCGGCCGGGTCTGCGACGACGTCAACGAGCTGATGTCCGAAGCCGGGCTCCCCGGCGCGGTCGTCGTCCAGGACGCCGGCCGGCAGGCCCGGGCCGCGGTGCTTACCGACGCCACCGACCGGGCCGCCACGGCCCTGGCCGGGCTGGCCTCGGTACGCCCGATGGTGCCGCTCGGGCTCGGCGACGTGGTGCCGATCGAGCAGGTCGGGCTCTCGTACCGGGCGGCGACCCACGCCGCCGAGGTCGGCCGGGCCGAGCGGCGCGCGGTGACCCGGTTCGACGACCTGGAGGCGCTGCACATGCTCTTCCGGGCCCAGTCGCCGCAGGCGCTCGCCGGTTTCGTCCGTCGGGTGCTCGGACCGCTGCAGCAGCACGACCGGGGCCGCGAGGGTGCCCTGCTGGCCAGCCTGCGCGCCTTCCTGGCGCACAACGGCCACTGGAACGAGACCGCCGCCGAACTCGGCATCCACCGGCACACCCTGCGGGCCAGGATCGACCGGATCGAGCAGGTCACCGGCCGCGACCTCGGTTCGGCGTACGGCCGCATGGAACTGTGGCTCGCGCTGCTGGCCGACAGCGCGGCCGACACCGACGACTTCGTCGGGCCGGCACCGGACCGGACCGGCGGGTCGGCACCGGAGCGATCCGGTGGGCGGGGGCAGGACAGGAAGTAG
- a CDS encoding NAD(P)H-quinone oxidoreductase, whose amino-acid sequence MTGRPMRQVLFTPGGADAPTGPTGSQPAPPRPVWQEAPAPAPAGGQVLVAVHASGLNRADLLQRDADYKPPAGESAVPGLECAGTVAAVGPDVTGWRVGDRVCALLGSGGYATHALVPQEQLLPVPAGWTTTEAAGLPEALATVWWNLRMVAGVRPGDRVLVHAANSGVGTTAVKVARALGATVAGTVRGPVLTDAVRGLGADPVVDSTAPDAVDELRRLAPDGFDVVLDLVGAAVAGLTLAGLRTGGRWLSVGVLGGDEVRLSLRTVIRRRLVLTGGSLRSLPPAEKAAIIADLRRAAPWAGPVDLRPVVAARYPAARVAAALEHLERGGLLGKIVLTDLEEIA is encoded by the coding sequence GTGACCGGGCGGCCGATGCGGCAGGTGCTGTTCACACCCGGCGGAGCCGACGCACCCACCGGCCCGACCGGCAGCCAGCCGGCGCCGCCGCGACCGGTCTGGCAGGAGGCACCGGCCCCGGCCCCGGCCGGCGGGCAGGTGCTCGTCGCGGTGCACGCCTCCGGACTCAACCGCGCCGACCTGCTGCAACGCGACGCCGACTACAAGCCGCCGGCCGGCGAGTCGGCCGTACCCGGGCTGGAGTGCGCCGGCACCGTCGCGGCGGTCGGCCCGGACGTCACCGGCTGGCGGGTCGGGGACCGGGTCTGCGCGCTGCTCGGCAGCGGCGGGTACGCCACCCACGCACTCGTCCCCCAGGAACAGCTGCTGCCCGTGCCGGCGGGATGGACGACGACCGAGGCGGCCGGCCTGCCGGAGGCCCTGGCGACCGTCTGGTGGAACCTGCGGATGGTCGCCGGCGTACGCCCCGGCGACCGGGTGCTCGTGCACGCCGCCAACTCCGGCGTCGGCACCACCGCGGTCAAGGTCGCCCGCGCGCTCGGCGCCACCGTCGCCGGCACCGTACGCGGCCCGGTGCTCACCGACGCCGTACGCGGGCTCGGCGCCGACCCGGTCGTGGACTCCACCGCCCCGGACGCCGTCGACGAGCTGCGCCGACTGGCACCGGACGGCTTCGACGTCGTACTCGACCTCGTCGGGGCCGCGGTCGCCGGACTGACCCTCGCCGGCCTGCGCACCGGCGGCCGGTGGCTCAGCGTCGGCGTCCTCGGCGGCGACGAGGTACGCCTGAGCCTGCGTACGGTGATCCGCCGCCGGCTGGTGCTCACCGGCGGCTCGCTGCGCAGCCTGCCCCCGGCCGAGAAGGCCGCCATCATCGCCGACCTGCGCCGCGCCGCGCCGTGGGCCGGCCCGGTCGACCTGCGGCCGGTCGTCGCCGCCCGCTACCCCGCCGCCCGGGTCGCGGCCGCGTTGGAGCACCTGGAACGCGGCGGCCTGCTCGGCAAGATCGTGCTGACCGACCTCGAGGAGATCGCGTGA
- a CDS encoding glycosyltransferase yields the protein MAGKRIMVFTIPNDGHLNILKRMIRAYRAEHTFRLVLVDRQTTAPDLGDLAGLTDTLDGSRHFLNTPASDVLHRVRELLDESLAVTRDFGPDLVVHDFCALEGHFAARLAGVPYWTSVPGLIGPMTDRRYLTECLSSDTNRAALDTLRQRYGLTVRPDEIELVSNSLHIPAETNLLWSYPAVPPADFRRHRRPAHYRFAGYLADGHRRPDRPTGRPLVYLSFGTEVMDNLWHTDPTTRDGVRRCVAGLAARWTRDIDVVFVTRGRTVLPAYPANWAVHDRVDQQRILSRADVFVTHGGSNSFHEALLARVPVVVVPFFGDQPLVARRAAELGIGIALDGGATVERGAAARFLHPDLARRIAAAVDRIRADGTYRRNLENLCTPVTPALAGLDRLPSTRPVPVAAPTAAPDPVAAGPGGTR from the coding sequence ATGGCGGGTAAACGGATCATGGTCTTCACGATCCCGAACGACGGGCACCTCAACATCCTCAAGCGGATGATCCGCGCCTACCGGGCCGAGCACACCTTCCGGCTGGTGCTGGTCGACCGGCAGACCACCGCGCCCGACCTCGGCGACCTGGCCGGGCTCACCGACACCCTCGACGGCTCCCGGCACTTCCTCAACACGCCCGCGTCGGACGTCCTGCACCGGGTCCGCGAACTGCTCGACGAGAGCCTCGCGGTCACCCGCGACTTCGGCCCCGACCTGGTCGTGCACGACTTCTGCGCGCTGGAGGGCCACTTCGCCGCCCGGCTGGCCGGGGTGCCGTACTGGACCTCCGTACCCGGGCTGATCGGGCCGATGACCGACCGCCGGTACCTCACCGAATGCCTGTCGTCGGACACCAACCGCGCCGCGCTGGACACCCTGCGGCAGCGGTACGGCCTCACCGTCCGGCCCGACGAGATCGAACTCGTCTCCAACAGCCTGCACATCCCGGCCGAGACGAACCTGCTGTGGTCGTACCCGGCGGTGCCGCCCGCCGACTTCCGCCGGCACCGCCGGCCGGCCCACTACCGCTTCGCCGGCTACCTCGCCGACGGCCACCGGCGCCCCGACCGGCCCACCGGCCGCCCGCTGGTCTACCTGTCGTTCGGCACCGAGGTGATGGACAACCTGTGGCACACCGACCCGACCACCCGCGACGGCGTACGGCGGTGCGTCGCCGGACTCGCCGCCCGCTGGACCCGCGACATCGACGTCGTCTTCGTCACCCGCGGCCGGACGGTGCTGCCGGCGTATCCGGCGAACTGGGCCGTGCACGACCGGGTCGACCAGCAGCGGATCCTCAGCCGGGCCGACGTCTTCGTCACCCACGGCGGCAGCAACAGCTTCCACGAGGCACTCCTCGCCCGGGTGCCGGTCGTCGTCGTACCGTTCTTCGGCGACCAGCCGCTGGTCGCCCGCCGGGCCGCCGAACTCGGCATCGGCATCGCCCTCGACGGCGGCGCCACCGTCGAACGGGGCGCCGCCGCCCGGTTCCTCCACCCCGACCTGGCCCGGCGGATCGCCGCCGCCGTCGACCGGATCCGCGCCGACGGCACCTACCGACGCAACCTGGAGAACCTCTGTACGCCGGTCACGCCCGCGCTCGCCGGCCTCGACCGGCTGCCTTCCACCCGACCGGTCCCGGTCGCCGCGCCCACGGCGGCCCCGGATCCGGTCGCCGCCGGACCCGGCGGTACGCGGTGA
- a CDS encoding ABC transporter substrate-binding protein → MSYLPEGTEDKEKRQGFDIDLARAIGEKLGLKVTFVTQEYEQYIPSLATGRIDVVESAMQDLESRRETVDFVDYYTTGPQLFTLADKAARFPAEVDVCGAKVAVDSGDTGYRNALTTFSQEVCAPAGKPPIEELTTNGTADALLQLQQGRADVGIRGAESIRYVTNEQEPGKYALIGKPISEIPVGIAVSKQQNELRDAVAAALRALMDDGTYTQIGEKWGLSDILRPAVTINGQPAS, encoded by the coding sequence ATGTCCTATCTGCCGGAGGGCACCGAGGACAAGGAGAAGCGGCAGGGCTTCGACATCGACCTGGCCCGGGCCATCGGCGAGAAGCTCGGCCTCAAGGTGACCTTCGTGACACAGGAGTACGAGCAGTACATCCCGTCGCTGGCCACCGGCCGGATCGACGTGGTCGAGTCGGCGATGCAGGACCTCGAGTCGCGCCGGGAGACCGTCGACTTCGTCGACTACTACACCACCGGCCCGCAGCTGTTCACGCTGGCCGACAAGGCGGCGCGGTTCCCGGCCGAGGTCGACGTGTGCGGCGCGAAGGTCGCCGTCGACAGCGGCGACACCGGCTACCGCAACGCGCTGACCACCTTCAGCCAGGAGGTCTGCGCACCGGCCGGCAAGCCGCCGATCGAGGAGCTGACCACCAACGGCACCGCCGACGCACTGCTGCAACTGCAGCAGGGCCGGGCCGACGTCGGGATCCGGGGCGCCGAGTCAATCCGGTACGTCACGAACGAGCAGGAACCGGGCAAGTACGCCCTGATCGGCAAGCCGATCTCCGAGATCCCGGTCGGGATCGCGGTCAGCAAGCAGCAGAACGAACTGCGGGACGCCGTGGCGGCGGCGCTGAGGGCGCTGATGGACGACGGCACCTACACCCAGATCGGCGAGAAGTGGGGCCTGTCGGACATCCTCCGGCCGGCCGTGACGATCAACGGGCAGCCGGCGAGCTGA
- a CDS encoding LLM class flavin-dependent oxidoreductase has protein sequence MTPSPTPVGLALGYDPTVTVRQMADSAAAAERAGFDTAFFSETLFTNRDSVSALAAFGLATQRVALGATQVVRLRSPLVMAQSAATLDELSEGRLVLVLGAFTAKHAARNGRPLTDPVTTLREYVESIRALLTGEPVTYHGEVVRLDDVALNFKPVRPDIPIWIAAASRKGLVNAASIGDGVLLDAGTSPEYSANAVALLRESAERAGRDPDGLAVAQLINTSIEDDRAAAVEAIRWEVATKFKYASTPKAKMSVGEPTIDPADLPRFAEAYAAGGEAALRRVLPERYVTSLTATGTVDDVRARVDAYRAAGVTMPLVRPAAPHQLDRLLTTFGG, from the coding sequence GTGACCCCGTCCCCCACCCCCGTCGGCCTGGCGCTCGGCTACGACCCGACGGTGACCGTACGCCAGATGGCCGACTCGGCCGCCGCCGCCGAACGGGCCGGCTTCGACACCGCGTTCTTCTCCGAGACGCTGTTCACCAACCGCGACTCGGTCTCCGCCCTCGCCGCGTTCGGGCTGGCCACGCAGCGGGTCGCGCTCGGCGCGACGCAGGTCGTCCGGCTGCGCAGCCCGCTGGTGATGGCGCAGTCCGCGGCCACCCTCGACGAACTCAGCGAGGGCCGGCTGGTCCTGGTCCTGGGCGCCTTCACCGCCAAGCACGCGGCCCGCAACGGCCGGCCGCTGACCGACCCGGTGACCACGCTGCGCGAGTACGTCGAGTCGATCCGCGCCCTGCTCACCGGCGAACCGGTCACCTACCACGGCGAGGTCGTGCGGCTCGACGACGTCGCGCTGAACTTCAAACCGGTACGTCCCGACATCCCGATCTGGATCGCCGCCGCGAGCCGCAAGGGCCTGGTCAACGCGGCGTCGATCGGCGACGGGGTGCTGCTGGACGCCGGCACCTCGCCGGAGTACTCGGCGAACGCGGTCGCGCTGCTGCGCGAAAGCGCCGAACGGGCCGGCCGCGACCCGGACGGGCTCGCCGTCGCCCAGCTGATCAACACCTCGATCGAGGACGACCGGGCCGCGGCGGTCGAGGCGATCCGCTGGGAGGTGGCGACGAAGTTCAAGTACGCCTCCACCCCGAAGGCCAAGATGTCGGTCGGCGAACCGACGATCGACCCGGCCGACCTGCCCCGGTTCGCCGAGGCGTACGCCGCCGGGGGCGAGGCGGCGCTGCGGCGGGTGCTGCCCGAGCGGTACGTCACCTCGCTGACCGCGACCGGCACCGTCGACGACGTACGGGCCCGGGTCGACGCCTACCGGGCGGCGGGCGTCACGATGCCACTGGTCCGCCCGGCCGCCCCGCACCAACTCGACAGACTCCTGACCACGTTCGGCGGTTGA
- a CDS encoding amino acid ABC transporter ATP-binding protein, whose translation MSQSQTEQGATPVVRAIDLHKSFGPVHVLRGVSLEVRAGEVLCVMGPSGSGKSTFLRCINQLERVDGGELWVRDELVGHKLRDGKLYELREREIARQRRGIGMVFQRFNLFPHMTAVGNVVEGPLRALGRNRSDAYAAARRLLDRVGLSDKYDAYPGQLSGGQQQRVAIARALAMEPYLMLFDEPTSALDPELVGEVLDVMKALAGDGMTMIVVTHEVGFAREVGDTLVFMDEGIVVESGPPRDVVGAPQHPRTKEFLSRVLG comes from the coding sequence GTGAGCCAGTCGCAGACGGAGCAGGGGGCGACGCCGGTCGTCCGCGCCATCGACCTCCACAAGTCGTTCGGTCCGGTCCACGTCCTGCGCGGCGTGTCCCTGGAGGTACGCGCCGGCGAGGTGCTGTGCGTGATGGGCCCGTCCGGGTCCGGCAAGTCGACGTTCCTGCGCTGCATCAACCAGCTGGAGCGGGTCGACGGCGGCGAGCTGTGGGTACGCGACGAACTCGTCGGCCACAAGCTGCGCGACGGCAAGCTGTACGAGCTGCGCGAACGCGAGATCGCCCGGCAGCGGCGCGGGATCGGCATGGTCTTCCAGCGGTTCAACCTCTTCCCGCACATGACCGCCGTCGGCAACGTCGTCGAGGGCCCGTTGCGGGCACTGGGGCGCAACCGGTCCGACGCGTACGCCGCCGCCCGCCGGCTGCTCGACCGGGTCGGCCTGTCCGACAAGTACGACGCCTACCCCGGCCAGCTCAGCGGCGGCCAGCAGCAGCGGGTCGCGATCGCCCGGGCGCTGGCCATGGAGCCGTACCTGATGCTCTTCGACGAGCCGACCTCGGCCCTCGACCCGGAACTGGTCGGCGAGGTCCTGGACGTGATGAAGGCGCTCGCCGGCGACGGCATGACCATGATCGTGGTCACCCACGAGGTCGGCTTCGCCCGCGAGGTGGGCGACACGCTCGTCTTCATGGACGAGGGCATCGTGGTCGAGTCCGGCCCGCCGCGCGACGTCGTCGGCGCCCCCCAGCACCCCCGGACCAAGGAATTTCTCTCCCGCGTCCTCGGCTGA
- a CDS encoding glycoside hydrolase family 15 protein, whose protein sequence is MTGADPPEISDYGLLSDCHSAALVSSHGSVDWWSLPRFDSPAIFGRLLDPSAGHWSITVAGDHTATRDYVGDSLVLRTVLRTAAGAVAVTDALALRPGSRGHEIGFDAPHTLLRTVEGLDGTVDVAVEVAPRLEYGLTEPRWRRDGPSWVARAGPVGLRLTDDSGLTATGGTLTGRYPVGAGQRIRFRLTFEPPYEPAAWTGLEPSVHDTLEAWHSWAALHRGYRGRYLPAVHRSALVLQGLTYQRSGAVVAAATTSLPEQLGADLNWDYRFAWLRDVSLTMQALWVAACPDEAGRFFDWIADAIGPLGGAPLQIMFGVTGERDLTEHQLDHLAGYRDSRPVRVGNDAWRQRQLDVLGEVLFAAELLRERIGELSDATRELLVSLADQAADSWRLPDSGMWESREHPRHYTSSKVMCWVALDRAVRLAGTLGVPGRAGAWAAARDEIHATVLRRAWCERIGAYAGAFDSDRLDASVLLLPLVGFLPAGDPRMLATIEAVRDRLADGPLVRRWYGDTAAFVACGFWLVECLALAGRVDEAGALFADLLGRGNDLGLFAEEIDPATGRQLGNHPQAFSHVGLINAAWRLTEASAAGGAPRPV, encoded by the coding sequence GTGACCGGCGCCGACCCGCCGGAGATCAGCGACTACGGCCTGCTCTCCGACTGCCACAGCGCCGCCCTGGTCAGCTCGCACGGCTCCGTCGACTGGTGGAGCCTGCCCCGCTTCGACTCGCCGGCAATCTTCGGCCGCCTGCTCGACCCGTCCGCCGGCCACTGGTCGATCACCGTGGCGGGCGACCACACCGCGACCCGGGACTACGTCGGCGACTCCCTGGTGCTGCGTACGGTGCTGCGCACCGCCGCCGGCGCGGTCGCCGTCACCGACGCGCTCGCGCTACGCCCCGGCAGCCGGGGACACGAGATCGGCTTCGACGCCCCGCACACCCTGCTACGCACGGTCGAGGGCCTCGACGGCACCGTCGACGTCGCCGTCGAGGTCGCCCCCCGCCTGGAGTACGGGCTGACCGAGCCGCGGTGGCGCCGCGACGGGCCGAGCTGGGTCGCCAGGGCCGGGCCGGTCGGGCTGCGGCTGACCGACGACTCCGGACTGACCGCCACCGGCGGCACCCTCACCGGGCGCTACCCGGTCGGCGCCGGGCAGCGGATCCGGTTCCGGCTGACCTTCGAACCGCCGTACGAGCCGGCCGCCTGGACCGGGCTGGAACCGTCGGTGCACGACACGCTGGAGGCCTGGCACTCCTGGGCCGCGCTGCACCGCGGCTACCGGGGCCGTTACCTGCCCGCGGTACACCGCAGCGCCCTGGTGCTGCAGGGGCTGACCTACCAGCGCAGCGGCGCGGTCGTCGCCGCCGCCACCACGTCACTGCCCGAACAGCTCGGCGCCGACCTCAACTGGGACTACCGCTTCGCCTGGCTGCGCGACGTCAGCCTCACCATGCAGGCGCTGTGGGTGGCCGCCTGCCCCGACGAGGCCGGCCGCTTCTTCGACTGGATCGCCGACGCGATCGGCCCCCTCGGCGGCGCGCCACTGCAGATCATGTTCGGCGTCACCGGCGAACGCGACCTGACCGAACACCAACTCGACCACCTCGCCGGTTACCGGGACAGCCGCCCGGTCCGGGTCGGCAACGACGCGTGGCGGCAACGCCAGCTCGACGTCCTCGGCGAGGTCCTGTTCGCCGCCGAACTGCTCCGCGAACGGATCGGCGAGCTGAGCGACGCCACCCGCGAACTGCTGGTGTCCCTGGCCGACCAGGCCGCGGACAGTTGGCGGCTGCCCGACTCCGGCATGTGGGAGTCCCGCGAACACCCCCGGCACTACACCTCCTCGAAGGTCATGTGCTGGGTCGCCCTCGACCGGGCCGTCCGGCTCGCCGGCACGCTCGGCGTACCGGGGCGGGCCGGTGCCTGGGCCGCGGCCCGCGACGAGATCCACGCGACCGTGCTGCGCCGGGCCTGGTGCGAGCGGATCGGGGCGTACGCCGGCGCCTTCGACTCCGACCGGCTCGACGCCTCCGTGCTGCTGCTCCCGCTGGTCGGGTTCCTGCCCGCCGGCGATCCGCGGATGCTCGCCACCATCGAGGCGGTCCGCGACCGGCTCGCCGACGGCCCGCTGGTCCGGCGCTGGTACGGCGACACCGCCGCCTTCGTCGCCTGCGGCTTCTGGCTGGTCGAGTGCCTGGCCCTGGCCGGCCGGGTCGACGAGGCCGGCGCCCTCTTCGCCGACCTGCTCGGTCGCGGCAACGACCTCGGCCTGTTCGCCGAGGAGATCGACCCGGCGACCGGGCGACAGCTTGGCAACCACCCGCAGGCGTTCTCCCACGTCGGCCTGATCAACGCCGCCTGGCGCCTGACCGAGGCTTCGGCCGCCGGCGGCGCGCCCCGGCCGGTGTGA